A DNA window from Actinomycetota bacterium contains the following coding sequences:
- a CDS encoding amidohydrolase family protein codes for MSDGFEKDGFFKIDPEAHLLGEMEPINHFPGVQMWWRAIESIRRPLLLGLKPPVFEGLEPKELNKDEDPEALLEYMDKYGVDIACCLPESMMDTTGYTSRWMSNGAMARVVDAHPDRFMYQPNISPIKFKGVKNTIWELEYWVKERGAKIFKFYPPEDTYINDPDLWPFYEKAEELQIVLDIHTGFCWVPPGKSKYALPLQLDDVARDFPDLKLVAFHMGYPYCDDLNMVAMGHPNVYPCLSLLIPWAIGAPRKFAKILGEAMRFVGPDRIIWGCDYAGFGVQIKTAVMGLREFQFPEDMQEDYGYPALTDEDRAKIFGLNLAGLLGVDASKRRIKT; via the coding sequence ATGAGCGACGGATTCGAGAAGGACGGTTTCTTCAAGATCGACCCCGAGGCTCACCTGCTGGGGGAGATGGAGCCCATCAACCACTTCCCCGGGGTGCAGATGTGGTGGCGGGCGATAGAGAGCATCAGGCGTCCCTTGTTGTTGGGCTTGAAGCCCCCCGTATTCGAGGGATTGGAACCGAAGGAGTTGAACAAGGACGAGGACCCCGAAGCCCTGCTGGAGTACATGGACAAGTACGGGGTGGACATCGCCTGCTGCCTGCCCGAGTCCATGATGGACACCACCGGCTACACCAGCCGCTGGATGTCGAACGGGGCCATGGCCAGGGTGGTGGACGCCCACCCCGACCGCTTCATGTACCAGCCCAACATCAGCCCCATCAAGTTCAAGGGCGTGAAGAACACCATCTGGGAGCTGGAGTACTGGGTGAAGGAGCGGGGGGCGAAGATATTCAAGTTCTATCCCCCCGAGGATACCTACATCAACGACCCCGACCTCTGGCCCTTCTACGAGAAGGCGGAGGAGCTCCAGATCGTGCTCGACATCCACACCGGCTTCTGCTGGGTGCCCCCCGGAAAGAGCAAGTACGCCCTGCCCCTGCAGCTGGACGACGTGGCCCGGGACTTCCCCGACTTAAAGCTCGTCGCCTTCCACATGGGCTACCCCTACTGCGACGACCTCAACATGGTGGCCATGGGGCACCCCAACGTCTACCCCTGCCTCAGCCTGCTCATCCCCTGGGCGATAGGGGCGCCGCGCAAGTTCGCCAAGATCCTGGGGGAGGCCATGCGCTTCGTGGGCCCGGACCGCATCATCTGGGGATGCGACTATGCCGGCTTCGGCGTGCAGATAAAGACGGCGGTGATGGGCCTGCGCGAGTTCCAGTTCCCCGAGGACATGCAGGAGGATTACGGCTATCCCGCCCTCACCGACGAGGACCGCGCCAAGATCTTCGGGCTCAACCTGGCCGGCCTGCTGGGGGTGGACGCATCGAAGCGCAGGATCAAGACGTGA
- a CDS encoding acyl-CoA dehydrogenase family protein — translation MDFLLTEEQKMLRETFREFCRKEITKEYVRWLDENCDFPPQDMVEKIADLGFFGISIPEEYGGAGAGMFDLCVALEELATASVAMAISMGLTPAFGGRPVAELGTEEQKRTYLPPIAEGKEKWCMALTEPAGGTDILGAIATTAERDGDEYVVNGAKMFISGAHVADWILLVAITDKEVKRSKGLSVFIVDARSPGITINLVRKVGIHACGTTEIFFEDVRVPAANLLGTENMGWYHILGTLNPERIGTSMLSLGIAKAAFDDALQYAKERTAFGKPIGQFQIIQYYLADIAIEIENARNLIYKCAWLCDAGERFDVEATMAKIVACRASEKAALHGMEIFGGYGFTMEYDMQRHFRDYKQMMFSPISDEMSMNYIAQSCGLPKSY, via the coding sequence ATGGACTTCTTGCTGACGGAGGAACAGAAGATGCTCCGGGAAACGTTCCGTGAGTTCTGCCGGAAAGAGATCACCAAGGAGTATGTGCGGTGGCTGGACGAGAACTGCGACTTCCCCCCCCAGGACATGGTCGAGAAGATTGCGGACCTCGGGTTCTTCGGTATCTCCATCCCTGAAGAATATGGAGGAGCGGGCGCGGGCATGTTCGACCTCTGCGTGGCCCTGGAGGAGCTGGCCACGGCGAGCGTCGCCATGGCCATATCCATGGGGCTCACGCCCGCCTTCGGCGGCAGGCCCGTTGCCGAGCTCGGCACGGAGGAGCAGAAGCGGACGTACCTCCCGCCGATCGCCGAGGGGAAGGAGAAGTGGTGCATGGCCCTGACGGAGCCCGCCGGGGGAACCGATATCCTGGGCGCCATCGCCACCACCGCTGAAAGGGACGGGGACGAATACGTGGTGAACGGCGCGAAGATGTTCATCTCCGGTGCCCACGTGGCGGACTGGATACTGCTGGTCGCCATCACCGACAAGGAAGTCAAACGCTCGAAGGGCCTCTCCGTCTTCATCGTCGATGCCCGCAGCCCAGGCATCACCATCAACCTCGTCCGCAAGGTCGGCATACACGCCTGCGGCACCACGGAGATATTCTTCGAGGACGTGAGGGTCCCGGCGGCCAACCTGCTGGGGACCGAGAACATGGGCTGGTACCACATCCTGGGGACCCTGAACCCGGAACGTATCGGGACCTCCATGCTCTCGCTGGGTATCGCCAAGGCGGCCTTCGACGACGCCCTGCAGTACGCCAAGGAGCGCACGGCCTTCGGCAAGCCCATCGGGCAGTTCCAGATCATCCAGTATTACCTGGCGGATATCGCCATCGAGATCGAGAACGCCCGCAACCTCATCTACAAGTGCGCGTGGCTCTGCGACGCGGGGGAACGCTTCGACGTGGAGGCCACCATGGCCAAGATCGTGGCCTGCCGCGCCTCGGAGAAGGCGGCCCTCCACGGCATGGAGATATTCGGCGGGTACGGTTTCACCATGGAATACGATATGCAGCGGCACTTCCGGGACTACAAGCAGATGATGTTCAGCCCCATCTCCGACGAGATGAGCATGAACTATATCGCTCAGAGCTGCGGCCTGCCTAAATCATATTGA
- a CDS encoding NADH:flavin oxidoreductase, protein MAKKDNPFKNLLKPIKIGPVELKHRMVLAPMNDTLSGHNGEATEQMISYYAARAKGGAAMVITGAIMGTKLASQFVWGRNLYCFHPGHIQGLKLLTDRIHYFGSNACAQITIGFGRQGHSADHHELAPAATGGLPYEIALEKGPKAIEISWRNIEHPRSFLVGQMTREMTIDEIHSEQKEFARSCQLLVIAGFDAIEIHAPHGYLEHQFLSPFSNKRTDMYGGEWRNRKRFLNEVTEQVRYAVGSGVALGVRISAEEHMEGGLTREEMIDVGRDLEERGIDYLSLSDGGGYEEGGHLVPDKDRAKHIPEHGRDFKKAIKIPVMVASQHDPVKADKDIGDGMFDLSALGRQLFIDPEYPNKVTENRPDDINRCRYCHTCLGISLAGAGIACPYNPELGREYANPEYMIGPRAEHEIIIPRGMLAGDMPALDRPWWKPEYPVIEKAWRPFRGPGKR, encoded by the coding sequence ATGGCTAAGAAAGACAATCCCTTCAAAAACCTGCTCAAGCCGATCAAGATCGGTCCGGTCGAGCTCAAGCACCGTATGGTGCTGGCTCCAATGAACGACACCCTGTCCGGCCACAATGGCGAGGCGACTGAGCAGATGATCTCCTATTACGCCGCGCGGGCTAAGGGCGGGGCGGCAATGGTCATCACCGGCGCGATCATGGGGACAAAACTGGCATCGCAATTCGTATGGGGGCGCAACCTGTACTGTTTCCATCCCGGGCACATCCAGGGGCTGAAGCTGCTGACCGACCGCATCCATTATTTCGGTTCGAACGCCTGCGCCCAGATCACCATCGGGTTCGGACGCCAGGGACATTCCGCCGACCACCACGAGCTCGCTCCCGCTGCCACCGGGGGCCTTCCTTATGAGATAGCGCTCGAAAAAGGCCCCAAGGCCATCGAGATCTCCTGGAGGAACATCGAGCATCCCCGCTCCTTCCTGGTGGGCCAGATGACCCGGGAGATGACCATCGACGAGATCCACAGCGAACAGAAGGAGTTCGCCCGCAGCTGCCAGTTGCTGGTCATCGCCGGGTTCGATGCCATCGAGATCCACGCGCCGCACGGATACCTCGAGCACCAGTTCCTGTCGCCCTTCTCCAACAAGCGGACGGACATGTACGGGGGGGAATGGAGAAACCGCAAGCGCTTCCTGAACGAGGTCACCGAACAGGTACGTTATGCGGTAGGCTCGGGCGTCGCCCTGGGGGTGCGCATCAGTGCCGAGGAGCACATGGAGGGAGGTCTTACCCGCGAGGAGATGATCGACGTCGGTAGAGACCTCGAGGAACGCGGTATCGATTACCTGAGCCTCTCCGACGGCGGCGGATACGAGGAGGGCGGGCACCTCGTCCCCGACAAAGACCGGGCCAAGCATATTCCTGAACACGGCAGGGACTTCAAGAAGGCCATCAAGATCCCGGTGATGGTCGCCTCCCAGCACGACCCGGTCAAGGCGGACAAGGATATCGGGGACGGGATGTTCGATCTCTCGGCCCTGGGACGCCAGCTGTTCATCGACCCCGAGTACCCCAACAAGGTAACGGAGAACCGCCCCGATGATATCAACAGGTGCCGTTACTGCCACACCTGTCTTGGCATATCCCTGGCCGGGGCCGGTATCGCATGTCCGTACAACCCGGAACTGGGCCGTGAGTACGCCAACCCGGAGTACATGATCGGACCACGCGCGGAACACGAGATCATCATCCCGCGCGGCATGCTCGCCGGTGACATGCCGGCCTTGGACCGGCCCTGGTGGAAGCCGGAATATCCGGTTATCGAGAAGGCCTGGAGACCTTTCCGCGGCCCGGGCAAGAGATAG
- a CDS encoding long-chain-fatty-acid--CoA ligase, with protein sequence MYTLGDVPRKGNTLYPHKEAMVFGDVRITYAQMEERVNRLTNAILGLGFKKGDRLTILAENTFKYMEVYFAAGKAGMSVTPLNFRLSDGEIVHIVNDSEAVLHLAGEGYEERSLGLKKELEKIRGWISLDKESEGYLYYEDLLSGASPDDPWIDVDEDEMAILMYTGGTTGLPKGVMLSHRNLMTAAYGCILVSGFDADDATCFVLPLFHISLWPALCLLMMGGKVVIMPRPDLVEILRLIQDEKCTHINLVPTIYGWLLNLPQVDEYDLSSLRIMTYAGSPFPPDVLKRCINKFGNIFAQGYGLTEAAPVVSFLIPEDHVLEGDERLTRRLTSAGKEAHVVEARVVDENDEPVKVGEIGEIVARGRNIMMGYWKNPELTAQVLRGGWLHTGDMGTVDEDGYIYLMDRKADMIITGGENVYPKEVEDVLYEHPAVLEAAVVSAPDERWGEKVQAVVALKEGASASEEELIAHCKKGLAGYKCPKAVQIWDSLPKTPIGKIVRKDIKKAFWGDQEKKIG encoded by the coding sequence ATGTATACATTAGGGGATGTGCCAAGAAAAGGGAATACGCTCTATCCACACAAGGAGGCGATGGTCTTCGGGGATGTCAGGATCACCTACGCGCAGATGGAGGAACGGGTGAACCGCCTCACCAATGCCATCCTGGGCCTCGGATTCAAGAAGGGCGACCGCCTGACCATACTCGCAGAGAACACTTTCAAATACATGGAGGTCTATTTCGCGGCAGGTAAAGCCGGGATGAGCGTCACCCCACTGAACTTCCGCCTTTCCGACGGGGAGATCGTCCATATCGTCAACGACAGCGAGGCTGTCCTCCATCTGGCAGGCGAAGGGTATGAGGAGCGGTCGCTCGGCTTGAAGAAGGAGCTCGAGAAGATCAGGGGATGGATATCGCTGGACAAGGAAAGCGAAGGCTACCTCTACTACGAGGACCTCCTTTCCGGTGCCTCACCCGACGATCCCTGGATCGATGTGGACGAGGACGAGATGGCGATACTCATGTACACGGGGGGCACCACCGGGCTCCCCAAGGGGGTCATGCTCTCCCACCGCAACCTGATGACCGCGGCCTACGGCTGCATCCTGGTGTCGGGCTTCGATGCCGACGACGCCACCTGCTTCGTCCTGCCCCTGTTCCATATCTCCCTGTGGCCTGCCCTGTGCCTGCTCATGATGGGGGGCAAGGTGGTCATAATGCCCCGGCCAGACCTGGTGGAGATATTGCGGCTGATCCAGGACGAGAAGTGCACGCATATCAACCTCGTACCCACCATCTACGGCTGGCTCCTGAACCTCCCCCAGGTCGATGAGTACGACCTCTCCAGCCTGAGGATCATGACCTATGCCGGGAGCCCCTTCCCGCCCGATGTGCTCAAGCGGTGCATCAACAAGTTCGGCAACATCTTCGCGCAGGGGTACGGGCTGACCGAGGCGGCGCCGGTGGTTTCATTTCTCATACCCGAGGACCACGTGCTCGAGGGGGATGAAAGGCTTACCAGGCGGCTTACCAGCGCCGGCAAGGAGGCCCACGTGGTGGAGGCCAGGGTGGTGGATGAGAACGACGAGCCGGTCAAGGTGGGCGAGATCGGAGAGATCGTGGCCCGCGGCAGGAACATCATGATGGGCTACTGGAAGAACCCCGAGCTCACGGCGCAGGTGCTCAGGGGCGGCTGGCTGCATACCGGCGACATGGGCACGGTCGACGAGGACGGATACATATACCTCATGGACCGCAAGGCGGACATGATCATCACCGGCGGCGAGAACGTCTATCCCAAGGAGGTCGAGGACGTGCTCTACGAGCACCCGGCGGTACTGGAAGCCGCGGTGGTGTCCGCGCCGGACGAGAGGTGGGGAGAGAAGGTCCAGGCGGTGGTCGCCCTGAAGGAGGGGGCCTCCGCCAGCGAGGAGGAGCTCATCGCTCACTGCAAGAAGGGTCTCGCCGGTTATAAATGCCCTAAAGCCGTGCAGATATGGGATTCCCTTCCCAAGACCCCGATCGGAAAGATCGTCAGAAAGGATATAAAGAAAGCTTTCTGGGGCGACCAGGAAAAGAAAATCGGATAA
- a CDS encoding amidohydrolase family protein — translation MRQERRLDVHHHLLPPEYLSALNKRGITEFAGRPFPEWSPEVSLSLMDRHGIEAAITSVSCPGVYFGDMGLARDLARMCNEYAAELCRGEDKRWGAFAVLPLPDLDAAMAELEYALDTLQLDGVSLLASIGRRYLGDPCFDEIFAELNRRRAVVFIHPSVPPGSDVPELDLPYFLVEFVFDTTRAIANLLFGGTMERCADIRFIVAHAGGTVPYLVFRLSLGQFLPGLQEKVPEGVAAYLGRLYYDTALSASPAALRSLQELVDSSRIVFGSDYPFAPELATAITISGLEDYDGFDERELRAVYGENALSLFPRLQPTERRG, via the coding sequence ATGAGGCAAGAGCGCCGACTGGATGTTCATCACCATCTTCTCCCCCCGGAGTACCTGTCCGCCCTGAACAAGAGAGGCATAACCGAGTTCGCGGGCCGTCCCTTTCCCGAGTGGAGCCCGGAGGTCTCCCTCTCGCTCATGGACCGGCATGGTATAGAGGCCGCTATAACATCGGTTTCATGCCCGGGAGTATATTTCGGGGACATGGGGCTTGCCAGGGACCTCGCCCGCATGTGCAACGAATATGCCGCGGAGCTTTGTCGCGGAGAAGACAAGCGATGGGGAGCCTTCGCCGTGCTCCCGCTGCCTGACCTGGATGCCGCGATGGCGGAGCTCGAGTATGCGCTCGATACCCTGCAGCTCGACGGCGTCTCCCTGCTCGCGAGCATCGGCAGGCGATATCTTGGCGACCCCTGCTTCGATGAAATATTCGCCGAGCTGAACAGGCGGAGGGCCGTGGTGTTCATACACCCCAGCGTCCCGCCGGGAAGCGATGTCCCGGAGTTGGACCTGCCATATTTTCTCGTGGAGTTCGTCTTCGATACCACCCGGGCAATAGCCAACCTCCTTTTCGGCGGAACCATGGAGAGATGCGCGGACATACGCTTCATCGTGGCTCATGCCGGTGGGACTGTTCCCTACCTGGTGTTCAGGCTGTCCCTGGGGCAGTTTCTTCCCGGCCTGCAGGAGAAAGTGCCTGAGGGAGTCGCGGCCTATCTCGGCCGCCTTTACTACGACACCGCCCTTTCGGCGTCACCCGCCGCCCTCCGTTCGCTGCAGGAGCTGGTGGATAGCTCTCGTATAGTCTTTGGTAGCGATTATCCTTTCGCTCCCGAGCTGGCGACCGCGATCACCATCTCAGGCCTGGAGGACTACGACGGGTTCGACGAGCGGGAACTGAGAGCGGTCTATGGCGAGAACGCTCTATCTCTATTCCCCCGCCTGCAACCGACGGAAAGGAGAGGATAG